The Cydia pomonella isolate Wapato2018A chromosome 9, ilCydPomo1, whole genome shotgun sequence sequence CTAAGTTTTCTTCGCCCATTTGTATTTCCACAGCATTTTCTTCTTCAGTTGACGTATCAGTGAAGCTGTTTTCATACTTGCGACCAATTTTCTTAAAATGTCGCGGTATTAAATAGTCATTCACAAGTTCAACAAAATCGACATGAATTAAACCAAGTTCTTTGGCTATGTATTTTGCTATCGTAGTCTTCCCACTGCCAATACGTCCCATTACGCAAATTCTCAAACAAGGAATTAGTTTGAATGGCTTGGAGTATGACTGATATTTAGTAACATcttttgaaaatatttcatttaaacaaTTTTCATTCGAGAACAGATGGAGTTTGTTGTTGTATTTGATAGAGTATTCAGGTTTTCCTTCCCATAATACGCCATGATCATAATAGGCAATTGGGCAATATACATTCGTTTCACATAAAAAATAAGGCAAATTAAATGTACTAGTATCTTTTGGTTGATCGTCGTCTTCATCGAGATTTTCTATTTCCTCTGGTTCGCCAGGAATACACGGCAAATAATAACATTGACGTAACTTTAATAACACTTCTTCTGTGATAGAAACATCAGTTTTATTCTCGAGCTCTACCACGACGTGGCATTTGTTAGATTCTTCTATTTTAGATTGAATTTCAGTCCAGTTTTCTCGGAATTTTTCAATTGCTTCAGTAAATGCAGTTATTTCAGCAGTTGAGTCTGAAACCTCAATAGCATTTTCTGGTCtatcattaaaaatatcatCCAAAACTTGGGCCTGGTGATcatgaacaataaattttacAACTGAATGTGGTGACGGGAGATGTTTTTCTTTTAGTTTAGTGTTAATTAATGGATCATCAGCTAAAATAAATCTCTCTTGGTAATGTTTAACgctattttcaataattttatattctttcaTGAGGTCTGCCTCTATTTCTCTATTTTCTATTAAAGCTATAGTGTAATCAGGCATGAAGCCGGAATCGATTAAAAATCCCCAATATTCTGGATCTGAAGGAAAATCATCAATGACCCATTTTCCATATTGTTTCTCATTACATGTTCTTTCAGCAACTTCCTTATCAATATTATCCAAAATCTTGCATAATTCAGTCACTAACTCCTCAGGAGTAGGTTCAAGGTCTTTTTGAAGTTCATTTGCTACAATGTAAGCGCTAATTGCTTCTGTTACATCAGCATCACCCATGACCGGTAATAATGGTTTTTCTGTTGGGGTAATCAAGTGATCAGGCCCATTTCTCATCAAAGTGTCTTTATCAGCAATTGCTCGTTTAATGTCGTCCACATCATTGACGAATGGAAGGGTCAACAATTCGTTCCGATATTTCTGAAATGTGCTTAAGAAAACCAGGTCTAGAGGGGAATTTTCTTCCTCTTCTACACTTTCCTGTGCACAGGAGCACTTTGCATGCGCTAAGTATTTAACTAGTAAAGGGAGGTATTTTTTGAGATTCTTCATTGTTGAGTCATACCAAGCATTTAAATCTTTCACTCTTTCAAATTCAGTAGTTTGCCACAATGCAAATCTCGCGTCCTCTATTGTTGCAATTATTTcggaaaaaatatttctttttgtgCTTATTTCTTTCTTTATCTTTTCTTCTTCATAGAATTTGTTGAAGTTGATGTATTGTGCGTCAAATAGCCACTCAAGACATTTACAGATCATTGTTTTCCCTGCACTTTTAGTACCAACAACAATAGCTCTACATGTTGGCTCTAAATATGCTAATTTCAGAAAAGGCCGAGGGTTTCTGCAAAACTGTATCATAGACGGTAATGTAGACATAAGATACACGTGTTTCAGGAAAGTAACAGCAAATTTTGGGTGTCCTCTTTTTGATATTCTTTTTTTGAGTTCCACAGGACATCTATTGTACCAAAGAGATGCATATCTATtgaaactaatattattactgcGCATGACAGCCAATTCTTCCACAGTTTGCCAGAATTCCTCCAAATCATCAGAAGGATCTTCAAGATACATAGGTTCAGGGACACAAACTGGTTTTATATACAAGAAGAGAAGCCGTTCTGAAATTTGTTGCATCATTTGATAAACCTGAATACAACCATCTAGTTTAATGATAGTTGCAGGTTCAAATTGTTTGAGTTGGCATTCCATAAATGTAAGGAGATGTTTCCTGAAGTTACACATTTGTTCAACAGAGTTCTCCTTGAAATTCATTGGTTGTCTACAATAATACTTAGAATTAACAATGTGATTTTCTTGTTGGTTAGAATGGTCTTcattaatataacatttaatgGGCCATCTCAAGTCTGCTTCAATTCTACTAGAGATAGATTTATAAACAGTACATGCATTTCCATAATTCAAataagtgttttgttttttggatATAGCATCTGCATCTGAGCTTGTGATATAGATTACAACATCTGGTTTTACAGGTAACTTCATAATCTGCTTAAACTGTTCTAGCAATGCAACTTTTTTAGAGGTCATGTATGGTTTTTTACATGAGATCATTCCAGAACATGGTTCTAATAAAAATTTTGGTAATTCAACTGGaggttcttcttcttcttctacatTTTCATCTTCTGGTTCCTGTTCTTCTTCAGCCTCCTCCTCTCTGGTGTCTTGTTCCGCTTCCGCTTGACTTCCGAGAGAAGTGCCTGTTTCATCATCTTTCTTCtgtcttttctttttctttaaattgaGGATAACATTGTATAGAAAATCATCAGCTTCTAATAATGAATCTTCATCATGTAAACTACCAAATAGGTATTTCTCATTCCAACTCGTAGTCACTAGCGGTAGTCCTGACATTACATAACCCCTGTGTTGGACGGCTGGTGAtttcattttttctttaatgatTGGAAAAACTGTATCATACTTGCATACCTTATTATGTCTCATGTTAAAGTCCATACATTTTCCAGTTGAGGTCTTCTGTTCTGTTTCATCTACT is a genomic window containing:
- the LOC133521258 gene encoding adenylate kinase 9 isoform X2, yielding MIRFETFKNNLDVDDKSGVKDVNIDKSVNFRGCIDLVNKNSSSYSHGTKIPPLGAAIVGLNNTDAPLPEKTKCNNAWTDIDAQELFLSSKPTCYLILGKPGVGAYTLGESISKKLNCIHLCPRNVIVDETEQKTSTGKCMDFNMRHNKVCKYDTVFPIIKEKMKSPAVQHRGYVMSGLPLVTTSWNEKYLFGSLHDEDSLLEADDFLYNVILNLKKKKRQKKDDETGTSLGSQAEAEQDTREEEAEEEQEPEDENVEEEEEPPVELPKFLLEPCSGMISCKKPYMTSKKVALLEQFKQIMKLPVKPDVVIYITSSDADAISKKQNTYLNYGNACTVYKSISSRIEADLRWPIKCYINEDHSNQQENHIVNSKYYCRQPMNFKENSVEQMCNFRKHLLTFMECQLKQFEPATIIKLDGCIQVYQMMQQISERLLFLYIKPVCVPEPMYLEDPSDDLEEFWQTVEELAVMRSNNISFNRYASLWYNRCPVELKKRISKRGHPKFAVTFLKHVYLMSTLPSMIQFCRNPRPFLKLAYLEPTCRAIVVGTKSAGKTMICKCLEWLFDAQYINFNKFYEEEKIKKEISTKRNIFSEIIATIEDARFALWQTTEFERVKDLNAWYDSTMKNLKKYLPLLVKYLAHAKCSCAQESVEEEENSPLDLVFLSTFQKYRNELLTLPFVNDVDDIKRAIADKDTLMRNGPDHLITPTEKPLLPVMGDADVTEAISAYIVANELQKDLEPTPEELVTELCKILDNIDKEVAERTCNEKQYGKWVIDDFPSDPEYWGFLIDSGFMPDYTIALIENREIEADLMKEYKIIENSVKHYQERFILADDPLINTKLKEKHLPSPHSVVKFIVHDHQAQVLDDIFNDRPENAIEVSDSTAEITAFTEAIEKFRENWTEIQSKIEESNKCHVVVELENKTDVSITEEVLLKLRQCYYLPCIPGEPEEIENLDEDDDQPKDTSTFNLPYFLCETNVYCPIAYYDHGVLWEGKPEYSIKYNNKLHLFSNENCLNEIFSKDVTKYQSYSKPFKLIPCLRICVMGRIGSGKTTIAKYIAKELGLIHVDFVELVNDYLIPRHFKKIGRKYENSFTDTSTEEENAVEIQMGEENLENLEADLMANESELRRMLNNYFEQGTPLLSILLQKLLKRIWFQKPFCSTGIVLDGFPRMASDVEDMVACYCIPDLIIDVSTSSDDVQARTAPNMYKTWKAQMTEAKHLAKMKFDKEKSEWLSFVTQKVVCKLILDDILNAAVVEDEPVKPPSTESNKIEVDTQESDLMKYYNEIVEEFPEPVDISTWENASDARDRIEARIDSIYEIDDGNIESLRDPAEEQKIKIVSIDNTKSLNKTLRKVSAQLKTIRNRSESFLEQTFILDPDVAESLLLEGFYFISRFNRMCPVHIFENPYTIINPYKVMKTKGSAYTVAHRSYIYFISGKTNLKKFRLNPLKYIVNNNITNFIQYPLRYSIIGPPKCGKSELAMKLAKKYGLICISKGKAIRHVLDNMHWTELAEQMLMQLREGKCIETGLIIKAVQIVATDHRTVTNGCVFDGFPDSVAEAMGL